The Bubalus bubalis isolate 160015118507 breed Murrah chromosome 18, NDDB_SH_1, whole genome shotgun sequence genome contains a region encoding:
- the LOC112580461 gene encoding zinc finger protein 599, with product MAALAAETYLAPAPVTLKDVVVTFTQQEWKLLDLTQRTLYQEVVLETSRLLVSLGYPISKTELTCLLHPGRELRMVKRALSPSTSSDDKAKTKTTETTASQQALIKGHLLQRSLTQEVCCVSPLGQARELEGVSEKQGGHLKTGTVLRKETLPGNRIPECGDLGRGDSLGSKDLQDQVSSGDAPHACESCVSRADPLFHGGKNSYKCKECGKGFVKNRFLLRHQRIHTRVKLYKCRKCRKTFLKKADLTLHCSFHTREKVYECSECRRAFSRKSHLTEHQRIHTGEKPFMCAECGKAFSRRSHLTEHQRSHTGEKPYVCSECGKAFAHHSDFIRHNRTHTGEKPFECKECGKAFRESSSVTRHMRCHSREKPYECSECGKTYSYSSTLTTHQKSHSGVKPYTCMRCGKAFYKKAGLSQHQRTHIGKSSLK from the exons ATGGCGGCCCTGGCGGCAGAGACCTACCTGGCACCG GCACCAGTGACCCTCAAGGATGTGGTTGTGACCTTCACCCAGCAGGAGTGGAAATTACTGGACCTGACTCAGAGGACCCTGTACCAGGAGGTGGTGCTGgagacctccaggctcctggtCTCACTGG GGTATCCCATTTCCAAAACAGAACTGACCTGCCTGTTGCATCCTGGACGAGAGCTACGGATGGTGAAGAGAGCTCTTTCCCCAAGCACTTCCTCAG ATGACAAAGCGAAAACCAAGACCACAGAGACTACTGCTTCTCAGCAAGCCTTGATCAAGGGACACTTACTTCAGAGGTCACTGACTCAGGAAGTCTGCTGTGTTTCTCCGTTGGGGCAAGCTCGGGAACTGGAAGGCGTGTCAGAAAAGCAGGGAGGGCATTTGAAGACAGGAACAGTCCTTCGCAAGGAAACCCTCCCTGGAAACAGGATCCCTGAATGTGGTGATCTGGGGAGAGGCGATAGTTTGGGCTCAAAAGATTTACAAGATCAAGTCTCCTCAGGAGATGCTCCTCATGCATGTGAGTCATGTGTTTCAAGGGCAGACCCACTGTTTCACGGAGGGAAGAATTCCTACAAATGCAAGGAATGCGGGAAAGGATTTGTCAAGAATCGCTTCCTTCTTCGACATCAGCGGATTCACACTAGAGTAAAACTCTATAAATGCAGAAAATGTAGGAAGACGTTTCTCAAGAAAGCAGACCTCACTCTACACTGCAGCTTTCACACTAGGGAGAAAGTCTATGAGTGCAGTGAGTGTAGGAGAGCCTTCAGCCGCAAGTCTCACCTCACGGAGCACCAGCGgattcacactggagaaaagcctttCATGTGCGCCGAGTGTGGCAAAGCCTTCAGCCGCAGGTCACACCTCACAGAGCACCAGCGGAgtcacactggagagaagccataTGTGTGCAGTGAGTGTGGAAAGGCCTTCGCCCACCACTCTGACTTCATTCGGCATAATAGAACCCACACTGGGGAGAAACCCTTTGAGTGCAAAGAGTGTGGGAAAGCCTTCCGTGAAAGCTCTTCTGTAACTCGCCACATGAGGTGCCACTCCAGGGAAAAGCCCTATGAGTGCAGTGAGTGTGGAAAAACCTACAGCTACAGCTCAACCCTCACCACCCATCAAAAGAGTCATAGTGGCGTGAAACCCTACACGTGTATGAGATGTGGCAAAGCCTTTTACAAGAAGGCTGGGCTCAGTCAGCATCAGAGAACTCATATCGGGAAGAGTTCTTTAAAGTAA